The genomic stretch CTTGCTCCACTTGTTACTATTTTAACATTCTCTTTTTTAGCCCTCTCAATTACTTCATCTCTATTTTTATTAAAATTTTTGTCCTCTATATGACAGTGAGCATCAACATAAAACATAGAACCACCTTAATAATAATAAGATAATTTTAATGAGGGATAATATGGAAAAAGTTTATTATATAATAAGGGAAAATTATGACTCATTAGATAATAACATCCTAAATTTAACATTTAAATCTTACAACCTTAATAATTTTGATAAAATATTAATAAAGCCCAATATTCTTGGACCTTATCCTCCTGAAAGATGTGTTACAACTCATCCAAAATTCTTAGAGTGGATTATAAAATATTTGCAGAATAATTTTAACGGAGAAATTGTTGTTGGAGAGTCATCTGGATATTCAACAAGAAAATCTTTTAGAGTTTCTGGAATTGAAGATGTTTGCATAAAATATGGAATAAACTATATTTCTTTTGAGAAAGATAAATATGTAAAAACAAAAATTCTTAATAAAGAAATTCCAATTCCAAAAACTGTTATTGAGAGTGATTTAATAATAAATCTCCCAAAATTAAAAACTCACATTTTAATGAAATTTACTGGAGCTGTTAAAAATTTATACGGCTGTATTCCTGGAGGTTTAAAGCCAAAACTTCATGGACATTTTCCAAAGGAAGAAGATTTTGCGGAGTTGTTGGTAGAGCTTTATAAATTTATAACCAAGAATAGGGAAATTATAACCATAATGGACGGAATTTGGGGAATGGAAGGAAACGGACCAAGTAACGGAAAGCCAAAGCATTCAAAGATAGTTATATCCTCAACAAATCCTGTTGCAGTTGATTTATTTGCTTCCTATTATATTGGTTATAAAATGGATGAGATTTTAACAAATAGATTGCTTAAAGTTGATTTTGAAGTAATAGATGCAGACAAAAATGAGAAAAAATCTCTCAATGAAATAAAACCTATCAAATTTAAAAAACCAG from Methanocaldococcus lauensis encodes the following:
- a CDS encoding DUF362 domain-containing protein; the protein is MEKVYYIIRENYDSLDNNILNLTFKSYNLNNFDKILIKPNILGPYPPERCVTTHPKFLEWIIKYLQNNFNGEIVVGESSGYSTRKSFRVSGIEDVCIKYGINYISFEKDKYVKTKILNKEIPIPKTVIESDLIINLPKLKTHILMKFTGAVKNLYGCIPGGLKPKLHGHFPKEEDFAELLVELYKFITKNREIITIMDGIWGMEGNGPSNGKPKHSKIVISSTNPVAVDLFASYYIGYKMDEILTNRLLKVDFEVIDADKNEKKSLNEIKPIKFKKPDTVLLNSILPPQIIKIIFNLMTPFNLMTPKPKINKKYCKKCGICEKVCPANAIVNLKIDRKKCINCYCCHEICPYNAIELKRFLF